TGATTTTAATTGGTATCCCTTTGATATAATTTCTTTTTCAGAATACTTCTCTGCATCTCCCATAAGCATGAAACTATTTCTTCCATAGGTTAGTTTAACAACAATACTATAATTATTTAGATCCTTATAACTCTTTGAATTAGGAGCTATAAATTCAATCTTTACATCGCCTAAATTTAAAATCTCTGATGACTTTGGAGATGTTATCTTTAGGCTTTTTTCTCTTATAGATGACATTGTGTCCTTAAATGTTTTTGATGTATGTGTAACCTTTGGCATATAAACCTTTCCAATAGTAAAATCCTTTATAACAGATGGCATATTTCCTATATGGTCCTCATGTGGATGTGTTCCTACTAATATATCAATGTTCTTAATATCCTTAGAACTTAAGAAACTATATAATTTGTCTTTTTCATCCTTAGACCCTGTGTCTATTAATATATTTTTTCTATCTGGAGTTTTTATGAATATTGCATCTCCTTGACCTACATCTATAACACTTACTTCTAACTGAGGAGAAGTAGATATACTCTCCTTCTGTGCGCAACCAACAAAAATTAATACTGATAATAAAAGTATCCCTATTATACTTTTAATTCTTGACATTTAAAACCTCCAGTGATTCTAAGTGTTCTCTTGCCCTTCCTATTTGGTTAAAACTCTCATAATTATCACCATAAACCTCAATTATATAGGGGATGTTTTTATTGATACTGTGAATCTTTTGTATAATTTCCTTTAAGTTTGCATTTCCCTCACCTGGAAGAAGACAAGGCGATGTTTCACTTGCATCATTAATGTGTACAGTACTAATGTTATCCCCATACACTTTAAGATATTCATAGGGATCTACTCCACTTAATCTTGCTTGTTTTAAGTCTAATGTATAATATAAATTTTTAATCATATGTTGTTTAAGGTCCTTTAAGAAATCTATATTACTTCCTTTGCACCTTGCAACATTTTCAATGGAGACTTTAACTCCATATCCCTCTGCAATCTCACAAAGATAGTCCATTTGACGTGAAACTTTAGAAATATTTATTTTCTTTCCTGGCATGTTTTTCATTCCATGAAATGTATAGTATTTAGCTCCTAGAACTGAAGCCGCTCTGCACACTTTAGTAAACTTATCTTCCATTTCCTTTCTACGTCTATCATAGGCATCATATAAAAATGGTTCAAATACTGAAGAAAATGCATGAACAGAATAAATCTCAACGCCTAGTGCTTTAGCCCTTTCACTTAGAACAAATGCATAATCTTCTGACGATTCACTTTCTGTTTCTAAAAAAGCCTCACACAGGTTAAATCCTAAGTCTCTCATTATATCTAAGGTATCTTCTGTATTTACCCTTGGATAGAAAGAGGCAGTTGATACTCCTATCCTCATTACTACTTATGTCCTCCTACCAACTATAAATGTTTTTTTAATTATATCATAATATATATTTAAAAGCTTCATATAAGCTACATGATTTCTTATCGGTTATTTTAATATTTCTCTTTGAGCATATTTTACTATTATTATATATACAACTTATGCAGTATGAATATTCTATATTATCATAGGATGGATTTTTTTCTTCAAAATAGCATTTCACTAGAAAAGAATAGCTACTTTTAATTCCCTTTAAATCTAGTATCTCCTCCGACTTACTGTTATATAGATTATAAATATCCTTATTATATGTTTTGTAATATAATGCTTTTTTCATATACTCCCTAGCGCATTTATAATCATCTTCTTTATATATTTTAGAAAGGTATCTGTAGCTTAATGAATTACACCTATCTAGGTTTATACTTTCACCAATAGCTAAAGCAGATTCCATAATACCTTTTCTATTCTCGATTACTTCTCTACATATATCTTCACCTTTAACCTTATCTCCCTTTAATATATAAAGTTTGGCTTCCTTTAATAAAATCTGATCTAACCAGGATATATGAAATGATTCTAATGTATCACCTAAAATAACATCCCTAGAGTAGTTCCTTTTAGCCTTATCAATAAGTTCCTTAACATATTCATATTCTCTAAGCTCAGTATACTCATCTATAAGGATACAGATATTCCATAAAAGTATGTTTCTTTCAACATTGCATAAAGTATCTTCAGATATATTTTTTATTATATTGTTTATTATGTCTATACCTTTGGTTTTTAATCCAAATTTAACTTGAAAATTTGCAACTATTGTAGACATTACCATGTTATTTTTGTCTTTATTAACACCCTCATATCTACTTAAAACCGCATGGCTTGTAACTTCACTAGCATTTTTCATTAATGTCCTCCGATATATTTCTATTATATCTATATGCACCTTCTGAAGTATTTAATATAAATGAACGCACAAAAAAAAGAGCCATAGGCTCTCTTTTAAACTTTTTATTTCATAGCTGTATATCCGTCTTTAGATATATAAATATACCCTTCACTTGTTTTAAGCTTCAAACGTCCCTCTTTGTCATAACCTTCAAAGTTAATTTCAGGTATCTTACCTGTAACCTTTGTTATCTTAGTATGCTTAGCATCTTTTTTCGGTCTTGTAATCCAAAGAGTTAGCGTTCCCCCTGATTTAGTGTTTGGCATATCTGAAATATAAACTATATTTCCATCTGTAGTGAACTGAGGCTTCGCATTCCATATGTAATCCTTATTATTCTTAAGAATTTTTCTACTTAATTTCTTTCCACTACTAAATACCACATTTTCCTTAGTTATATCTGTAAAATCACCTTCATTATCAGCAAGTATTAAAGATTGATCTGTTTTATCAACAAATACTATATACTTCTTATTAGGAGAAACAGAAAATTCAACTGAATCTAGGTTCTCATTTTTCAAACCCTTAAATTCTTTATTTTCACCATTTACTATATATTCTAGTTTTATAGGCTTACTATTCTTTAAAGTATATGAATATTCAAGTACACTAGGTGAGGGACTAGCTTCTTTCTGGCTTTGATCTGG
The window above is part of the Clostridium cylindrosporum DSM 605 genome. Proteins encoded here:
- a CDS encoding ComEC/Rec2 family competence protein, with amino-acid sequence MSRIKSIIGILLLSVLIFVGCAQKESISTSPQLEVSVIDVGQGDAIFIKTPDRKNILIDTGSKDEKDKLYSFLSSKDIKNIDILVGTHPHEDHIGNMPSVIKDFTIGKVYMPKVTHTSKTFKDTMSSIREKSLKITSPKSSEILNLGDVKIEFIAPNSKSYKDLNNYSIVVKLTYGRNSFMLMGDAEKYSEKEIISKGYQLKSDVIKLGHHGSFSSSSKKFIEKVNPKYAVVSCSKNNEYGHPHRETIKLLENLNISLIKTYESGTVTFISDGKNINVNTKK
- a CDS encoding sugar phosphate isomerase/epimerase family protein; the protein is MRIGVSTASFYPRVNTEDTLDIMRDLGFNLCEAFLETESESSEDYAFVLSERAKALGVEIYSVHAFSSVFEPFLYDAYDRRRKEMEDKFTKVCRAASVLGAKYYTFHGMKNMPGKKINISKVSRQMDYLCEIAEGYGVKVSIENVARCKGSNIDFLKDLKQHMIKNLYYTLDLKQARLSGVDPYEYLKVYGDNISTVHINDASETSPCLLPGEGNANLKEIIQKIHSINKNIPYIIEVYGDNYESFNQIGRAREHLESLEVLNVKN